A part of Hippopotamus amphibius kiboko isolate mHipAmp2 chromosome 16, mHipAmp2.hap2, whole genome shotgun sequence genomic DNA contains:
- the LOC130838956 gene encoding myeloid cell surface antigen CD33-like translates to MLWLLLPLLWAGSRAQDARDYLLDVQRSVTVQEGLCVRVPCSFSYPWDYWSSSPVHRYWFREGAREFLDAPVATSNPDGEVQEETQGRFHLLGGTHDYKDCSLDIRDARRRDNGSYFFRVDGERTRYSYKSEQLSLHVTALTHTPHILLPGTLASGRPWNLNCSVPWACERGTPPIFSWMSAALTSLGPRTRLSSVLTVTPRPQDHGTNLTCQVTFPTSGVTVEKTIQLNVTWQPGRVAGVLLVAIWEAAVKILLLLLCLMVLL, encoded by the exons ATGCTGtggctgctgctgcctctgctgtggGCAG GGTCCCGGGCTCAGGATGCGAGAGACTACCTGCTGGACGTGCAGCGGTCCGTGACGGTGCAGGAGGGCCTGTGTGTCCGCGTGCCCTGCTCCTTCTCTTATCCCTGGGACTACTGGAGTTCCTCCCCTGTTCACCGCTACTGGTTCCGGGAAGGGGCCAGGGAGTTCCTGGACGCCCCCGTGGCCACAAGCAACCCAGATGGTGAAGTTCAGGAAGAGACTCAGGGCCGATTTCATCTCCTTGGGGGCACCCACGACTACAAAGACTGCTCCCTGGACATCAGAGACGCCAGGAGGAGGGACAACGGCTCATACTTTTTTCGGGTGGATGGAGAAAGGACGAGATATAGTTACAAATCTGAACAGCTTTCCTTGCATGTGACGG cccTCACCCACACACCCCACATCCTCCTCCCGGGGACCCTGGCGTCCGGCCGGCCCTGGAACCTGAactgctctgtgccctgggccTGTGAGCGGGGAACACCCCCCATCTTCTCCTGGATGTCAGCTGCCCTcacctccctgggccccaggacCCGCCTCTCCTCAGTGCTCACCGTCACCCCTCGGCCCCAGGACCACGGCACCAACCTCACCTGTCAGGTGACGTTCCCCACGAGTGGGGTAACCGTGGAAAAGACCATCCAGCTCAATGTCACCT GGCAGCCAGGGCGCGTGGCAGGGGTGCTTCTGGTGGCCATCTGGGAAGCGGCTGTCAAGATCCtgctcctccttctctgcctcatgGTCCTCCTGTGA